In Brevibacillus brevis NBRC 100599, a single genomic region encodes these proteins:
- the frr gene encoding ribosome recycling factor, translating to MPQTVLNDMEDRMNKAINALKRDLSSLRAGRANPAMLDRVTVDYYGTPTPISQLANISVPEPRMLTIQPWDKTALKEIDRALQQSDLGISPSNDGVIIRLIIPPLTEERRKELVKLAGKGGEEAKVAIRNIRRDANDEIKKLEKAATISEDDSRRHQETIQKTTDKFIAEVDKIVKDKEKDILEV from the coding sequence ATGCCACAAACTGTGCTAAATGACATGGAAGATCGCATGAATAAAGCGATCAATGCTTTGAAAAGAGATCTGTCCAGCCTGCGTGCAGGTCGTGCGAACCCAGCGATGCTGGATCGTGTTACAGTAGACTACTACGGCACTCCAACGCCGATTAGCCAATTGGCAAACATCAGTGTACCAGAACCACGTATGCTGACAATCCAGCCTTGGGATAAAACGGCGCTTAAAGAAATTGACCGTGCGCTGCAACAATCGGATTTGGGAATTTCTCCATCCAACGATGGTGTGATTATCCGCCTGATCATTCCTCCCCTCACAGAAGAGCGTCGGAAAGAGCTCGTGAAGCTGGCAGGAAAAGGTGGAGAAGAAGCAAAAGTAGCGATTCGAAACATCCGTCGTGATGCAAACGATGAAATCAAAAAGCTGGAAAAAGCTGCTACCATTTCTGAGGACGATTCCCGTCGTCATCAAGAAACCATTCAAAAAACGACGGATAAATTCATCGCCGAAGTTGACAAGATCGTTAAGGACAAAGAGAAAGACATTTTGGAAGTATAG
- the rpsB gene encoding 30S ribosomal protein S2, whose product MAVISMKQLLEAGVHFGHQTRRWNPKMARYIFTERNGIYIIDLQKTVKKVEEAYNFVRELAQDGGKILFVGTKKQAQESVKEEAERTGHYFINQRWLGGTLTNFTTIKKRTARLAELKRMENDGTFAVLPKKEVIVLRKEMDRLEKFLGGIAHMDKLPDALFVIDPRKERIAVAEARKLGIPIVAIVDTNCDPDEIDYVIPGNDDAIRAVKLLTAKMADALLEGNQGTEQQATTTA is encoded by the coding sequence ATGGCAGTAATTTCGATGAAACAATTGCTCGAGGCTGGTGTACACTTCGGTCACCAAACTCGTCGTTGGAACCCGAAAATGGCTCGCTATATCTTCACCGAACGTAACGGAATCTACATTATCGACCTGCAAAAAACCGTTAAAAAAGTAGAGGAAGCGTACAACTTCGTACGTGAACTCGCTCAAGACGGCGGAAAAATTCTCTTCGTTGGTACGAAGAAACAAGCACAAGAATCCGTTAAAGAAGAAGCAGAACGCACAGGTCACTACTTCATCAACCAACGTTGGTTGGGTGGTACTCTGACAAACTTCACAACCATCAAAAAACGTACTGCTCGCTTGGCTGAGCTGAAGCGTATGGAAAACGATGGTACTTTCGCAGTATTGCCTAAGAAAGAAGTTATCGTACTGCGCAAAGAAATGGATCGTCTGGAAAAATTCTTGGGCGGTATCGCTCACATGGATAAACTGCCTGACGCTCTGTTTGTCATCGATCCTCGTAAAGAGCGCATCGCTGTAGCAGAAGCTCGTAAATTGGGTATCCCAATCGTAGCGATCGTAGATACTAACTGCGATCCAGATGAAATCGATTATGTGATCCCAGGTAACGATGACGCAATTCGCGCTGTGAAATTGCTCACTGCTAAAATGGCAGACGCTCTCCTGGAAGGAAACCAAGGTACAGAGCAACAAGCAACAACAACTGCGTAA
- a CDS encoding isoprenyl transferase — protein MLEHLARKWGRKEKQSEPAELDRSGKIPEHVAIIMDGNGRWANKRSLPRVAGHRAGMKAVKEVVKAADEIGVRYMTMYAFSTENWKRPRDEVDFLMKLPQEFLSTELDELIERGVRIRMLGSKNELPSHTLKALLEAEERTKDNSGLQLNFALNYGGRDELAKAFSVMAEQVKAGELQPEQLTEELISSYLYTSEIPDPDLLIRTSGEIRLSNFMLWQLAYTELWFTDVLWPDFTREHFYQAIVEYQGRARRYGAV, from the coding sequence ATGTTAGAACATCTGGCGCGCAAATGGGGCCGCAAAGAAAAGCAATCGGAGCCAGCCGAGTTGGATCGTTCCGGTAAGATTCCGGAACATGTGGCGATTATTATGGATGGTAACGGTCGTTGGGCCAATAAGCGCAGTTTACCCCGGGTTGCCGGGCACCGTGCAGGAATGAAAGCAGTAAAAGAGGTCGTCAAGGCTGCTGACGAGATTGGCGTGCGTTATATGACGATGTACGCATTCTCTACCGAAAACTGGAAGCGTCCACGCGATGAAGTGGATTTTCTCATGAAACTTCCGCAGGAATTTTTGTCGACAGAATTGGATGAATTAATTGAACGAGGTGTCCGCATACGCATGCTGGGCAGTAAAAACGAGCTGCCTTCTCATACGTTGAAAGCGCTACTGGAAGCAGAAGAGAGAACGAAGGACAATAGTGGTTTGCAATTGAATTTTGCCCTGAATTACGGCGGGCGAGATGAACTTGCAAAAGCATTTTCAGTGATGGCAGAACAAGTAAAAGCAGGCGAGCTTCAACCAGAACAACTGACTGAGGAATTGATATCGAGTTACCTGTACACAAGCGAAATTCCCGATCCAGACCTCTTGATTCGTACAAGTGGAGAGATTCGCTTGAGTAACTTTATGCTGTGGCAATTAGCATATACAGAATTATGGTTTACGGACGTGCTATGGCCTGATTTTACCCGTGAACATTTTTATCAAGCAATCGTGGAATACCAAGGCCGAGCTCGTCGCTACGGGGCGGTATAG
- the tsf gene encoding translation elongation factor Ts: MAISAQAVKELRERTGAGMMDCKRALEETAGDMEKAIDLLRERGVAKAAKKSGRIAAEGLTATAVAGNVAAVVEVNCETDFVGKNPEFQTLVKDIAEHVVSQRPASVEEALEQPFKGAGETLGHVINEKIATIGENISFRRFALSEKTDNGVFGAYLHMGGRIGVLVTLEGTQDETLARDLGMHAAASNPRFANREEVSADEIEREREVLKNQALAEGKPANIVEKMVEGRLSKFFEEYVLVEQPFVKDTDKKVAVLLKEAGATLKGFARFQVGEGIEKKQEDFAAEVMAQVNKQ; the protein is encoded by the coding sequence ATGGCAATTAGTGCACAAGCGGTTAAAGAACTGCGCGAGCGTACAGGCGCAGGTATGATGGATTGCAAACGCGCGCTGGAAGAAACAGCAGGCGACATGGAAAAAGCAATTGACTTGCTCCGTGAGCGCGGTGTAGCGAAAGCAGCGAAAAAATCCGGACGTATTGCAGCTGAAGGTTTGACTGCGACAGCGGTAGCTGGAAACGTAGCAGCAGTTGTAGAAGTAAACTGCGAAACTGACTTCGTTGGTAAAAACCCTGAGTTCCAAACACTCGTGAAAGACATCGCTGAGCACGTTGTATCCCAACGTCCTGCATCTGTTGAAGAAGCTCTGGAGCAACCTTTCAAAGGTGCTGGCGAGACTTTGGGTCATGTAATCAACGAGAAAATCGCGACTATCGGAGAAAACATCTCCTTCCGTCGTTTTGCACTCTCCGAGAAAACAGACAACGGCGTTTTCGGTGCTTACCTGCACATGGGTGGCCGCATCGGCGTTCTGGTTACTTTGGAAGGTACACAAGACGAAACACTCGCTCGCGACCTGGGCATGCACGCAGCAGCGTCTAACCCTCGTTTTGCTAACCGTGAAGAAGTTTCCGCTGATGAGATCGAGCGTGAGCGTGAGGTTCTGAAAAACCAAGCACTGGCTGAAGGTAAACCTGCTAACATCGTTGAGAAAATGGTAGAAGGCCGCCTCTCCAAATTCTTCGAAGAATACGTACTGGTTGAACAACCATTCGTAAAAGATACTGACAAGAAAGTAGCTGTACTTCTGAAAGAAGCAGGTGCTACCTTGAAAGGATTCGCTCGCTTCCAAGTTGGCGAAGGTATCGAGAAGAAACAAGAAGACTTCGCAGCTGAAGTAATGGCTCAAGTTAATAAGCAATAA
- the pyrH gene encoding UMP kinase has product MPLPAYKRVVLKLSGEALAGDLGYGIDPKVIFSVANQIKEIVELGVQVAVVVGGGNIWRGLSGSSKGMDRATADYMGMLATIMNSLALQDGLEKVNVPTRVQTSIEMRQVAEPYIRRRAIRHLEKMRVVIFAAGTGNPYFSTDTTAALRAAEIEAEVILMAKNKVDGVYSADPSLDPNAKKYDQLTFLEVLNKGLGVMDSTASSLCMDNSIPLIVFNISEEGNIRRAVMGDKIGTLVKGE; this is encoded by the coding sequence ATGCCACTTCCTGCCTATAAACGGGTTGTGTTAAAGTTGAGTGGGGAAGCTTTGGCGGGGGACTTAGGGTATGGAATTGACCCAAAGGTAATCTTCTCCGTCGCTAACCAGATCAAGGAAATCGTAGAATTGGGTGTACAAGTCGCAGTAGTCGTCGGAGGAGGTAACATCTGGCGCGGACTTTCCGGCAGCTCAAAAGGAATGGATCGGGCAACAGCCGATTACATGGGGATGCTGGCCACAATTATGAACTCACTCGCCTTGCAGGATGGGTTAGAAAAAGTGAACGTCCCGACTCGTGTTCAAACCTCGATTGAGATGAGACAGGTAGCAGAACCATACATACGCCGCCGTGCCATTCGTCATTTGGAAAAAATGCGTGTGGTCATCTTCGCTGCCGGTACTGGTAACCCTTACTTTTCAACGGATACGACTGCTGCTCTGCGTGCAGCTGAGATTGAAGCTGAAGTGATCCTGATGGCGAAAAACAAGGTAGACGGTGTATACTCTGCAGACCCAAGCCTTGACCCGAACGCTAAGAAGTACGACCAGCTGACATTCCTGGAAGTGCTGAATAAAGGTTTAGGTGTCATGGATTCAACAGCGTCCAGCTTGTGCATGGATAACAGTATTCCGTTGATCGTCTTTAACATTTCTGAAGAAGGCAATATTCGTCGGGCAGTAATGGGCGACAAAATCGGTACTCTAGTGAAAGGGGAATAA